One window from the genome of Helicoverpa armigera isolate CAAS_96S chromosome 4, ASM3070526v1, whole genome shotgun sequence encodes:
- the LOC110370472 gene encoding proton-coupled folate transporter has product MNGISATAEKPATGVETPLKDEPKAKRTGVKEKLMQIRSNITVEPIIACYIMSNVFSGLAVQNLNLEKACRVNLGYDDEVCSALNRRQTENYTLQESEVQKLTASVQAWKNIVQTAFPCILVLFVGSWSDKTGKRKACILLPIVGEVLCCTSFILNTYFFYELPLEITALSDLFPSLTGGWITVCVGVFSYIGDVTTKEMRTFRVGVANLCMSLGIPIGMSLSGILLQQIGYYGIFLISNCLYLTSLIYGYIRLKDPVISSDRQREQPVGCRGWVCSFFDARHVRETLTVAFRTGPRRRRLRVSLLIVVVCVIFGPLHGEMNVLYLFMRYRFNWDEVQFSMFCTYSIITNLVGTLFSISIFSDFMKLDDTVVGIISCTSKILASFIFAFATTTTEIYIAPLVEIFNGTSFIAMRSIASKLVNSEELGKVNSLFGLAEAMMPLVYGPLYSRVYMATLTVLPGAVFLLGAAMTVPAVAIFGWMYFEQREDTKQVAEMENVNKDV; this is encoded by the exons ATGAATGGGATAAGCGCGACGGCTGAGAAGCCGGCGACCGGAGTTGAAACACCCTTGAAGGATGAACCCAAAGCCAAAAGAACAGGGGTTAAGGAGAAGCTAATGCAGATCCGGTCGAATATAACCGTGGAGCCCATCATAGCTTGTTATATAATGTCCAACGTGTTCTCAGGACTTGCAGTGCAGAATTTAAATTTGGAAAAAGCATGTAGAGTTAACTTAGGGTATGATGATGAAGTGTGTTCCGCGTTAAATAGGCGGCAAACAGAGAACTATACGTTACAAGAGTCAGAAGTCCAGAAGTTGACCGCGTCAGTCCAGGCGTGGAAAAATATCGTCCAAACCGCATTTCCGTGTATTTTAGTATTGTTTGTAGGTTCGTGGAGCGATAAAACGGGGAAAAGGAAGGCGTGCATACTGTTGCCCATAGTAGGGGAAGTGTTGTGCTGCACGAGTTTCATCCTAAACACATATTTCTTCTACGAACTACCTTTGGAGATAACGGCCCTCTCAGATCTGTTTCCGTCACTAACCGGAGGATGGATAACAGTGTGCGTCGGTGTATTCAGCTACATTGGTGATGTAACGACAAAAGAAATGAGGACATTTAGAGTAGGAGTGGCCAATTTGTGTATGTCCCTCGGAATACCTATCGGCATGTCCCTCAGTGGTATACTGCTGCAACAAATCGGTTACTACGGCATATTTTTAATATCGAACTGTCTGTATCTGACGAGTTTGATATATGGATACATACGATTGAAGGATCCAGTCATATCTTCAGACAGACAAAGA GAACAACCCGTGGGCTGCCGAGGTTGGGTGTGCTCGTTCTTCGACGCTCGCCACGTGCGGGAGACGCTGACGGTCGCCTTCAGGACTGGCCCGAGGAGAAGGAGGCTCAGGGTCTCGTTGCTGATTGTCGTCGTGTGTGTTATATTTGGACCTTTACATG GTGAAATGAACGTGCTGTACCTGTTCATGAGGTACAGGTTCAACTGGGACGAGGTGCAGTTCAGTATGTTCTGTACTTACAGCATCATCACCAATTTAGTTG GTACACTATTCTCCATCAGCATCTTCAGCGACTTCATGAAGCTGGATGACACTGTGGTGGGGATAATCTCATGCACCAGTAAGATCCTCGCGTCTTTCATCTTCGCGTTTGCTACTACCACCACTGAGATTTATATTG CGCCTTTGGTAGAAATCTTCAACGGGACATCATTCATCGCGATGCGTTCCATTGCATCGAAACTTGTCAACAGTGAGGAGTTGG GTAAAGTGAACTCACTCTTCGGTCTAGCAGAGGCCATGATGCCCCTAGTCTACGGTCCACTATACTCCCGAGTCTACATGGCGACGCTGACTGTTCTCCCGGGCGCTGTGTTCCTGCTGGGAGCGGCCATGACTGTACCTGCTGTGGCTATATTtgg ATGGATGTATTTCGAACAAAGGGAGGACACCAAACAAGTCGCCGAGATGGAGAACGTCAATAAAGACGTATAG
- the LOC110370471 gene encoding proton-coupled folate transporter, whose product MDKTEKTDEKMSREETTEELPLKTEAKNDTQNMTFFEKMKFIKSNITVEPVLALFVMPSVLAMLATQNLNLEKACMVNLGFGDGACTALRLRKRANYTFEEEEVQKLIASVQAWKSVVHTAVPTLLMLFIGAWSDKTGKRKICMLMPIFGEFMTCVLNMINTYFFYEVPVEWTVFMEVIFPSLTGGWYTMFLGTFSYLGDITSKDTRTFRMGLLNLCMTVGFPIGMGLSGILLRYLGYYGVFSISALLQFINFCYVLFFIDDHTWLENKDKVKRTGCTGFLLEFFDFHSLKETVEIAFKKGPNNRRLRICLVLTVVCLVFGPMWGELSVMYIFARYRFNWDEVKYSIYSTYSLITHSVGTLFSISVFSRKLKADDAVLGMISTSSKICGALMLAFARTDVEAYLSPLLEILNGTTTIALRSIASKLVSSQELGKVYSLFGVAETMMPIIFAPLYSRVYIATLNVLPGTVFLVSVTATIPALGIFGWFYYQHKQDEKEKRLNVNIPNTPPLPGDVPVAPA is encoded by the exons ATGGATAAAACAGAAAAGACTGACGAGAAAATGTCTCGCGAAGAGACGACCGAGGAGCTGCCTCTTAAAACAGAAGCTAAGAATGACACGCAAAATATGACCTTTTTTGAGAAGATGAAATTCATTAAATCGAATATAACGGTAGAACCGGTTTTAGCTCTATTTGTGATGCCGAGTGTGCTGGCAATGTTAGCGACGCAGAATTTGAATTTAGAGAAAGCATGTATGGTTAATTTGGGATTTGGCGATGGAGCGTGCACTGCTTTGAGGCTAAGAAAGCGCGCGAATTACACatttgaagaagaagaagtacaGAAACTGATAGCATCAGTGCAAGCATGGAAAAGTGTGGTGCACACAGCAGTGCCAACACTGTTGATGCTCTTCATAGGAGCATGGAGCGACAAAACAGGGAAGCGCAAGATATGCATGCTGATGCCAATCTTTGGGGAGTTCATGACGTGTGTATTAAACATGATAAACACGTACTTCTTCTATGAAGTCCCAGTGGAATGGACGGTGTTTATGGAGGTCATATTCCCATCTCTCACTGGCGGATGGTACACGATGTTCCTCGGTACTTTTAGTTATTTAGGAGATATCACTTCTAAGGATACAAGGACATTCCGAATGGGGCTGCTGAACTTATGTATGACAGTAGGATTTCCCATAGGAATGGGCTTGAGTGGCATCCTATTACGGTATCTAGGATACTATGGAGTGTTCTCTATATCTGCTCTATTGCAGTTTATCAATTTCTGTTATGTGTTGTTCTTTATTGACGATCACACTTGGCTCGAGAACAAAGACAAG GTCAAACGAACCGGTTGCACTGGTTTCCTTCTGGAGTTTTTCGACTTCCACAGTCTAAAGGAGACTGTTGAGATAGCTTTCAAGAAAGGCCCGAATAACAGAAGACTGCGTATATGTCTCGTTTTGACTGTGGTCTGTTTGGTGTTTGGACCGATGTGGG GTGAACTAAGTGTGATGTACATATTCGCGCGGTACCGGTTCAATTGGGATGAAGTGAAGTACAGCATCTATTCGACGTACAGTCTCATCACGCATTCTGTTG GCACCCTGTTCTCAATCAGCGTGTTCAGTAGGAAGCTGAAGGCAGATGACGCGGTGCTGGGCATGATCTCCACCAGCAGTAAGATCTGTGGCGCCCTGATGTTGGCCTTCGCTAGGACTGATGTTGAAGCGTACTTAT CGCCACTCTTAGAAATCTTAAACGGCACCACAACGATCGCGCTTCGGTCGATCGCATCCAAACTAGTCTCCTCTCAAGAATTAG GTAAAGTGTACTCGCTGTTCGGCGTGGCTGAAACCATGATGCCCATAATATTCGCTCCACTGTACTCCAGGGTCTACATAGCCACCCTGAATGTGCTGCCAGGAACGGTGTTCCTCGTCAGTGTGACGGCTACTATACCTGCTCTTGGCATATTTGG ATGGTTCTACTACCAGCACAAACAAGACGAGAAAGAGAAAAGACTGAATGTTAACATACCCAATACTCCGCCGCTGCCTGGAGATGTCCCAGTAGCTCCTGCTTAG